The following nucleotide sequence is from Cucurbita pepo subsp. pepo cultivar mu-cu-16 unplaced genomic scaffold, ASM280686v2 Cp4.1_scaffold000406, whole genome shotgun sequence.
TACGATTAGGGTTCATCGGGATTCTCGGGTGAGGAAGACAAAGCAGCGGGTTATGGGTCGGGTTCTTCGGGTACCCGTGACCTAGCTCAGCCAACGTGCGGCCCACTGTTGCGGCCCGTGCCTTGCAGTCCGCGTCAGACACTGACTTTGGGCCACGTATCCATTCCAGCCCGAGACCAACGATACCATCCTGCATCCAGGAGTTGTGCGCCACCAGGGACCTTCTCGGCTTGTCGGCTCAGTGTTTCAGCTCCGCGGCTTGGCTTGGCTCGACGGCTCGGCTAACGGCttggtaaaagaaaaatatactGATTCCTAGGTTTTCGACCCTTCTGGAATCATTCCTGCCCTTATTTTAGGCATCTGAGGTCAGTGCAActcttaattattaaacaaagATCATGATAGGAACTTACCTTGATAGTTAGACATAAGGTTTGGTTGGGTTTCCTCATGAAAGGACGCTAAGTGTATATTGTGGTGTTATAGGAGGTAGTTAGACGTGGACGTTAGATTATCACGAGtaacttcggccaaggccaagaGGTAAGTAACCTTACTGTTGGTGTTAGTTATGTATGTACGATGGTGCTGCACTGTGGCCCTTGCATGCACCATGTGTGTTGTTGATGTATGCTAGGTTATATGTTTCTTGCCGTGAAATGCTACGTATGTGATGTTTATGTATGTGATATTTATGCCATGACTTGCTACCCTGTATGCATGAGCCTGATTGACATGTCACGATTGTAATGAGAACTCCGCATGCCATGAATGTGATGACTAATGTGCTACGATATGCTTACTCGATGTTTAACCCAGTTATGTTATGTAATGCGGTGAGGGGATGGAACTTTTGTATGTATAATGTCATGGAGGTAAGGTGAGGGGATGAAACTTTTGTATGTATAACGTCATGGAGGTAAACcttagggacctcatgcaagCTATGTGCTATGTACACGAGGTTACTTCCCGGTTATGTTAATGatggtacggacgcgtacgtTCGATATTATGCTCGCTATGATATCATGCAGGCCCTCCTTTTCCATGACGTCCAGTATTGTATGTCATACGTACCCGACCAAGCCAGGCCCAGGGAGTTTGCATGCGAACTCGCCTGGTGGGCCCATGGTTACGTACGGGGGCCATGCGTGGGGAGCTACCATGCATCCACCCTGCCCGGACAAAGCAAGGGCATAAGGCCATGGAAAGGAATGGAAGACAAGTCCCCCTcacgttttctttcttttggtaCTTGTGCTTATGTATGTGTGTTGTATGCGACCGACATGTGTTCTGAATGTATGTTGTATgcttaaccccaatagtggggcgacttactgggtattttatataataatcaagccacgtgctacccaTATTTTTAGGTAAGGGCAAGGCCCCCATGTACGGCTGACGGTGAACGCTGCGAAGGCCATGGAAGTCTTAGGGAGGGCTTGTAGTGTCGTAGGCGTCTTGTTTGGACTCTTTCGAATGATAGTTAAATTGCAATTATTTCTCCTAGTTACATGTTGATTTATTTCTTAGTTAGGTTGTCGCTATTGTTTTCCCCATATATGAACTACTTATAATAATGAACATGACGTCGCTATTGAGGTTGTCTTACATAAATTTTCGTACTTTTGTCATACGAGTGCAAGGTAACGTCGCTAATTAGGTTAGAGAAAAATAGGGGCGTTACATGAGGTCtccaatatttctacttttatcattaatgaatataaccccgctatcatctttcatgcttaacatatcatttctcatttttcggtttaaatatcatacataatcctaacggggttacatttcatttcatttatcgtgatatcatattcataacatgctgtatacatacaatttagaaaacataacataacgctccatgcttttaacatgtcatttcataacgtgcaattcatacaCCAATTACTTCaatggtcacacaaaacaatctaaacataacatatcacatcacaatgtatcgtatcataaacatctcatattgtaaacactttgtggtcatatcgttccctaacttatcatagccttaacgttcttatacctatcacagtcatatcgttacgtgaacgtaccttagtcatatcatcacaggaacgtatcctaacactatcgttctatcaatcgaTCACAAACCTATCTCTTTCTAtccatatcctaaccatattctttcatcaatctcccctatccatagcactctgGTATGTAACCTGACCTTAACGTTTCACGAACGTATCTTACTTCTAtggttacatttcgttttgtgcattcttctgtatcctatctcaaacatatccttgaacacatcgtaccataattattatcatacaatacacatattataacataacataaacataaaataagcataccgattcacagatattcacacatatcagtatatatgacacgtgcagaaccacaggcacgtgtcaacatcagatataaccatgtcgatagtaaggccacttacctggttagcttaagttgttgtcacgaaaatatccttaatgaaagtctgattctgtcctttgaaatccaagtcaacctatgtgagcgtatgacatcaatttcaagtttgaactctataaaattatttctgtAATTTACGTTGGTCCATTCgtaaaagtcttgaaatgttatatatctataattatattattttttaaaattgtatagatccgtaattatatttttattaaaaatcttattttccttGGTTAAAATAAGAGTTATTTCGagttatttcaagttattctaCTTTTACTCctctctctatttatttttctctctatatttagtttgtggtttgtAATGCTtgaatcttcattttttttttatcaagatTTACTCTGTTGCCTTCTAGTTTTGTTATCATGTATTACAAATTTCTAATGGATCTCTGGTTCCAAGTTATTCTACCCgggtttctttatttatttcattatttatgatttttttttttttttgtaggctATTACAAGGAACTAGAACCTCTACCAACACTCACGACCCTAAAGTGCTCAGTCTTCTGAAAACATCCTGACCTAGGTCATCGTCTAGccaacctaactctaacgCCCTAGCTCTATGCAGGTAAACACACTCCACAGTGAGAACACACAATCCAACACCTGAAGCTAACACGTAGTGTATCATGCTCACATACAAGCAAACAAGTTCAACGGGGAGATACCATCCATCAATCACCCAGAGCACATATCGCAATAGCCCATCATCCTTTCTAACACAGTTGAAATCAGTGGAAAGCATATAAAACAACATTCatcacaaatctcatcataGGGACATATTGTGATATgaaaatcaacccaagggaaagtatggaacggattaccttgatgatcaagatcaagagtaaagaaaactcgtttctaaactcgtgattctaatcactccacaagaggtttgatcaataccacttgaatgactctacatgcaagttctaaacacaagaatttgcaaagaaagtttatctctcaacaaagctaaaatagaaattttattcttaattaaaaaacgtgatgtctaatcaaataaaagaaggctctatatagcctttacaaccttaacctatgtgatatataactcccaaattaaataggctagtaaatgaaaaatacccataacctccctattaaaatggctagttaatggtggaatatagtaacctatgcgggttacaatataaccttaactcctatatttaaaactagcttaaatatgacaaataaatagttagactataattaaataatgcaattaataaaatgtgctTATTGACTTATCCTTGAactagtttcataaattcaggaaagttcattaaatgcaacttaaggtgcatttaattcatctctttcttaaAGCTTgactttgcacaacatataagaGAGGTCTCGAGCGTCTTCCAGAATTTCTTTTGATGAGCTCATCATAGCTTGAATATTACTGTATAAGGTTttttgtagcttcttggctctcgtccttgtaattggaccttgaggtatggaaattccttggtcgtggttcatatcatattgGTAATTTCTTAAATCATGCATAACATACTCGTCCATATTGTCTCACTCGTATTTTAGTCGTGCATATTCTCTTCcatattttagtcatttttccTTGTTGATTactatattgttttaaaattttattatgaacatttaagtctatacattattattttattagaaaaaaatagagaaattaaaGATTATTCCACGCAACCTTTTCTCTTTCCACCTTCCgttcttaatatttttctctttaatttgtTGGACCAAAACATTCTCGAATCAAATTCTtaaattgacattttaaattaaatataaaactttaattaagaaatttgttgaattcATATATGGAACGTGAGTTtggttctttattttaaaatccaaatatAGATGAAAATCGAGTTAAATTGACTGACACGATCCTCTAGATAAGACTATTCAACTTTTACTTAATTATATAGTATACTCTCAATTTAGAatgtttttcaattcattatgaacctttatttatttatctatatatatatatatatgacactTCAAGCTTAGAAGTTCATATCATATTCAAATGGCTTCTCTTAAAACAAGTGTTTGTgtgcttttgtttcttttctattgTAGTTTCAATGTCTTTGAAGCTACTGAATCTCATGAAAGCCTAGCTCCTACACCAACTCACCACGACAGCCACCACAAAGCAGCTGCTCCAGGCCCGCATCATCATCaccgccgccaccaccaccatcaccaCCATGCGCCTGCACAGTCCAAGATTAATGTCATCGAATCTGCCGAATCTCATGGCAACTCTGTTGTTGCACCAACTCATCATGACAGTCACGGTGCATCAAGCCCTCACCACCACCGCCATGGCCACCACCATGTAGCTGCTCCAAGCcctcaccaccaccaccaccaccatcatcATGCGGCTGCTCCAAGCCCTCATCACCACCACCTGCCTACGCAGTCCAAGTTCAATGCCATCGAATCTGTTGAATCTCACGGCAACCCTGTTGTTGCACCAACTCATCATGACAGTCACCACCAAGTAGCTGCATCAAGCcctcaccaccaccaccacggCCACCATCATGTAGCTGCTCCAAGCCACCCCCACCACCCCGACCATGCCCACCATGCCCACCACGCCCACCACCCCCACCACCCCGACCATGCCCACCATGCCCACCACGCCCACCACAAAGAAGGTGCCCCAAGCCCTCACCACCACCACGCCCACCACAAAGTAGCTGCCACCCTATAGTCCCAGGAGTCCCATTAACATCCATTGTAATGgacctatttttcttttaaaataaacctaTTACTATGGGTATGTCATGAATTGTTCAAgcaaaaaaatatctaaaagttggttttaactttaaaatttgtcaTTAACTTCAATATTCATAAATAGTGCAAATAGGGTGAAAACAGAGTTAGAGTAAGGTTTAAACATCTTCTAACAGCGAAATCAAACATGCAATTTAATCAAGGGTGGAAAAAATAATctcattcaaaattcaaaataaggGTGTTTCTTAATTCTTACCATTTTTGGATTCAAGCATTTTCTCTTTGGGATCTCTTCACAAGATTTGGTCGGTATGATAAACAATCACCTAAAAGtcataatttaaacataaatactatccttaaattcataaataatatcttGGGTTCTTCCTCAATTATTAATCGATTTCGGTAGTTCAAAAGTTTAGACCTATAAAGAATCATGTTTTGAGCCACTTCCGTGAAGGATTCTCGACCAAAAACCGTCCTGAactccacaaatttgagttggAATCTCACTTTTCAGCttcctctttcaaaaatcctagcccctcttttcttttcctttttctaagAAGGCTTGTACCTTCGTAACCTCGGTGTTATAGAAAGGTTAAATCGGGTAAGAAGGGTTAAGGGCGTCACATGGACCGCCGATAGTAGTAGCTTTAACAACAGGGCTGAAAGTGTGAGTGTATTTGAGACAAAAAATctgagtataacctttggcaacaagacgagTCTTGAAATGCTCAATAGATTCATCGAGCAAATAGTTAGTGTTAAACACCCATTTAGAGCCCACGTGTTGCGCGGGCgaagaacaaaaatctaaGTGTCGTTTATTGTAAAGCTCGAATTTTCTCATCCATGGCAGCAATCCAAACACAATTCTTAGCGGTAGATATGAATTTTCTTGGCTCAATGTTTgcaagaagagaaaaaagaagtccAAATGCGCCCAAAACATCAAAAATTGTTGGATGAcgagttttgaaaatataaacttttgcTCGTGTGATCGTAGGatcaaaacccaaagaagatgaagaatcagTAGCAAGTTCAATAGGGGGCGAATCATAAGCCGAGGGTGACAAAGAGGAACCtgcaagagaagtatcaaTTTGCACATACTAATCCACAAGGTCATAACAAATATCACATGGAGATGAGCTAGATCGAGGAATGTGCAGTGAAGAAGGGGTAGGGGGATCAATATGGTAAAAGACGCGGctccaagaaatttgaaatatgaaaagagGAAAGAGACCTAGGGACAGCAGAAAAATGAGCTTCATCGAATTGAATGTGACCGGTGATATATAGCCTGGTGGTGGTTGGATCAAGACAACAAAACCTTTTACGAGGGGTACTATAACCCAGGAAAATGCAATGagtcattttatttcttttcaagtcATATTAATGCCGATATGATTTGTTCTACACGTCTTTTGCATTTGGACGACGCTAcgtgtaaaaaagaaaatattagtattcgctttaaaaaatacaaatttcattttaccCTTACCCAAAACACCTTCTTGTCCACCTTGATGCATTTGAACTCTTTCGTCTAACTCAATCTGCTACATGCTAGTCATAGCATCTCATTGATTgttgtatattatattttgagatTAACGACCTTACCGTCTATAGTTGATACCCTTTTCAGTTTGATACTCAATAACTTCTCTATCATCGACTCTTGTAGTTGTCGTAGGTACCTTGATCTCAACtatataaattaacaaataaactatatttttttttatagaaaaaataaagaacaaataaactAAATGAACCATTTCAAACTATATAGCATTCAATGGCCTTAAATTGCTCACAACTAAATAACTGGAGGTTGAAACCATAAAGAGCTTACTTTTATTATCTTTCAAACCCTATTAATACATACACCAATTGACAAAGATGATATCAAAAACAACTTGAATAACAATGGCACAAGTGAATTTTCTCATTGCTGCACTATCGCTCCACATAGTTTGGTCATTATGTACGAGCAAATTGTGCAGTGCTTctgatctaaaaaaatttggatcttTTCCTGCCATTCTTATTTTCGGTGATTCTACGGTAGATACGGGAAATAACAACTTCATTCCCACCATTATAAAGGCTAATTACTCTCCCTATGGCAAAGATTTTCCCGGTCATATTGCTACTGGAAGGTTCAGTAATGGAAAACTCATTCCGGACATGGTGGCTTCTAGGTTGGGCATAAAGGAGCTTGTTCCTCCATTTTTGGATCCAAAATTGTCAAATGATGACGTGAAATCAGGAGTTAGTTTTGCATCAGCCGGCTCAGGGTTTGATGATCTAACTACTATGACATACAAAGTTATTCCTATGATGATGCAAGTTGATATGTTCAAGAATTATATTCAAAGACTTACCGAGATTGTAGGTGGAGATGAAAGTAAGAAGATTATTGGTAGTGCTTTAGTTATTCTTAGTGCAGGAACTAATGACTTTACCAAAAATTTCTACGACCTTCCGGTAAGGAAACTACAATACAATATTAGCGGTTACCAAGATTTCATCCAAGATAGACTACAAAGCTTCATCGAGGTAAATTAAACCATATGCACACTATTAACCCTCATCAATATTTATAATCCAAATTCATTCACATAAGCTTATGAACTCTAACATACTAAACAGGAAATTTACGAGCTTGGATGTCGCAATATAGTGGTTGCTGGCCTCCCTCCTATTGGTTGTCTTCCCATTCAAGAGACTATATCGTTTCAACCTCCTCTAAAGCGAATATGTTTGGAAGATCAAAACTCGGACTCCATATCCTATAATCAGAAGCTTTCAAAGTTGTTGGGCAATCTACAATCGCAACTACATGGAAGCACCATATTGTACGCTGACATTTACACCCCTCTCATCGACATGGTCAATAATCCTCACAAGTATGGTAAGTCGGTGCCCATCAAAATAGAAACCTTTATCAACTTATATGATCTAAGGTCGTACATATTTTAGAGAAATCGAGTTCTGAGAATCATTTTCAACTAAGTTTTGCCTGGGGCTTTTGGTCGCACAGGTTTTGAGCATACGAACACAGGTTGTTGTGGAACTGGATTGGCAGAAGTAGCGCCTCTATGTAATGCATTAACCCCAACATGTGAAGATTCATCAAAATACCTGTTTTGGGATAGCGTCCATCCGACCGAAGCAGCTTACAAATTCATGACTGAATTATTTCTCAAGCAATTTCTTTAATCACCtgaatcaaaattgaatagTTTC
It contains:
- the LOC111785228 gene encoding glycine-rich cell wall structural protein-like, whose translation is MDVNGTPGTIGWQLLCGGRGGGEGLGHLLCGGRGGHGGHGRGGGGGGRGGHGGHGRGGGGGLEQLHDGGRGGGGEGLMQLLGGDCHDELAGGGDEGLEQPHDDGGGGGGEGLEQLHGGGHGGGGEGLMHRDCHDELAHGGDGGGGGGDDDAGLEQLLCGGCRGELV
- the LOC111785229 gene encoding GDSL esterase/lipase At2g30310-like, producing MAQVNFLIAALSLHIVWSLCTSKLCSASDLKKFGSFPAILIFGDSTVDTGNNNFIPTIIKANYSPYGKDFPGHIATGRFSNGKLIPDMVASRLGIKELVPPFLDPKLSNDDVKSGVSFASAGSGFDDLTTMTYKVIPMMMQVDMFKNYIQRLTEIVGGDESKKIIGSALVILSAGTNDFTKNFYDLPVRKLQYNISGYQDFIQDRLQSFIEEIYELGCRNIVVAGLPPIGCLPIQETISFQPPLKRICLEDQNSDSISYNQKLSKLLGNLQSQLHGSTILYADIYTPLIDMVNNPHKYGFEHTNTGCCGTGLAEVAPLCNALTPTCEDSSKYLFWDSVHPTEAAYKFMTELFLKQFL